The Limisphaera ngatamarikiensis DNA segment CCGTCTGCATTGCCACCGAACCGGGCAGGCTTGCGCTCCCCACGGGGGCCCCGTAAAAGGTCAAATTCATGGCCGCTGCGACGACACTCAGCCAAAGCGAAGTCGCCCAGCTCATGCAGACGATTGAGATGTTCGAGGTGATTGCTCAATCGCAACCCCTCGACTATCAATCGCTCGAAATCCTCAAGGAAGCCTACGCCAAGCTCGGACAGGAAGAACAGGTCATCAAAACCGCCAAGCGCATCGCCCGGGCCTACGTCCAGCTCGGCCAGTTCTCTTCCGCCATCCTCGAG contains these protein-coding regions:
- a CDS encoding tetratricopeptide repeat protein, giving the protein MAAATTLSQSEVAQLMQTIEMFEVIAQSQPLDYQSLEILKEAYAKLGQEEQVIKTAKRIARAYVQLGQFSSAILEYESILQRHPDDEEARAALREIEARAASLAPPTPATDTDFTPAKSGPRP